One Eriocheir sinensis breed Jianghai 21 unplaced genomic scaffold, ASM2467909v1 Scaffold1923, whole genome shotgun sequence genomic region harbors:
- the LOC126990713 gene encoding uncharacterized protein LOC126990713 yields the protein MSRGYTASKGVCVFINPQDHYTRGRRHRYLTLLLLVILCRLDCIQSDPAQQPQGTVNTDASLHPVAGECSKPEDQAGRPRKLILELAGTEQEHDERRERAVSRSFSSLSFTNLESALLSLAFLTFAVFLVGLVQDLLNGSSTTTNGRKRSQSAASGLLKLLSEDSDDKDDRMADLIVLTLSSIDTLSYGRENPDCGRKFLCHLNRSGWHDGLLGTASNYLVSLVFSLVSPSGFQENLDAAMFGREKQDCTFRYPSCPSVIGELLPSL from the exons ATGTCTCGAGGGTACACAGCAAGCAAGGGGGTATGTGTGTTCATAAACCCTCAAGATCATTACACACGAGGGAGGCGACACCGCTATCTTACCCTCCTCCTGCTGGTGATCCTCTGCCGGCTGGACTGCATCCAAAGTGACCCGGCCCAGCAGCCTCAGGGGACGGTCAACACGGACGCTTCCCTCCATCCCGTCGCCGGCGAGTGTTCAAAACCTGAGGACCAAGCAGGAAGGCCTCGGAAACTTATCCTAGAGCTCGCAGGCACAGAGCAAGAACACGATG agagaagagagagagctgTGAGCCGAAGCTTCTCCTCCCTCAGTTTTACCAACTTGGAGTCTGCTCTGCTGTCCCTCGCCTTCCTCACCTTCGCCGTGTTCCTGGTGGGCCTagtgcag GACCTGCTTAATGGTTCATCCACAACCACTAACGGGAGGAAGAGATCACAGAGCGCAGCCTCAGGATTACTAAAACTGCTTTCTGAGGACAGCGACGACAAAGACGACCGAATGGCTGACCTCATAGTCCTCACGCTCTCCTCCATCGACACGCTGTCCTACGGGAGGGAGAACCCCGACTGTGGGAGGAAATTCTTGTGCCACCTCAATCGATCCGGCTGGCACGACGGACTGCTAGGGACGGCTTCTAACTACCTcgtcag CTTGGTCTTCAGCCTCGTCTCACCTTCCGGCTTCCAGGAGAACTTGGACGCTGCCATGTTCGGGCGCGAGAAACAGGACTGCACCTTCCGCTACCCCTCCTGCCCCTCCGTCATCGGCGAGCTTCTCCCCAGCTTGTAA